The following are encoded in a window of Oncorhynchus mykiss isolate Arlee chromosome Y, USDA_OmykA_1.1, whole genome shotgun sequence genomic DNA:
- the LOC110509424 gene encoding ubiquitin carboxyl-terminal hydrolase 8-like — protein MASKAKELLSWSASSVVTGGGITAARLLHIMRDQTVTVIIMDNRSCRDFEESHIYIPTQICISVPEEAINPGITVNQIKARLPEASREQWKRQGFVDYIILLDWFSCVTDLRLGTPLKSLKDALYKWDSTTDLHREPLVLEGGYENWLLVYPMYTTNAKVRPPRQHALNTLPQLNFCYPSLKELKASAPPLPAPLSTPPPPPPPRAQIQAAPPAQPVPAETTKPSHDVYAKMEIAKLSAAKISNLHPVYGGMGAMLTGLCDRSTCYMNCILQCLCNTPGMAEYFTNNYYQEDINRNNYLGHKGEVVEEFGVIMKAMWSGLYKSIRPRDFEFTIGKVYAGFAGNEPQDAKEFMLVLLDGLHEDLNKADTSKLYQREVNDHHLDDQRAADLAWSRHKLRNDSIIVALFHGQLKITVQCLTCQHKTRTFETFNHHNLPLASSKECSLQDCLKLFSREQKLDNHSAVFCSHCKALRDSMRKVKIWKVPPILVVYLIRLTIDGRRIQVLQTNVDFPLENLDLNQCVIGPKQKLKKYNLFAVSNYYGVGLNCGYYTAFCKNAIKQQWYKFEDKDVSDISTSSVKSSAACILFYSSL, from the exons ATGGCTTCGAAAGCTAAAGAGCTTCTCTCTTGGTCTGCAAGCTCTGTGGTAACTGGAGGAGGAATCACAGCTGCCAGGCTGTTACACATCATGAGGGACCAGACAGTGACTGTCATCATCATGGACAACCGTAGCTGCAGGGACTTTGAGGAGTCCCATATCTATATCCCCACACAGATCTGCATCAGCGTCCCTGAGGAGGCTATCAACCCTGGGATCACTGTGAACCAGATCAAGGCCAGGCTGCCGGAAGCATCcagagaacagtggaagagacagggGTTCGTAGACTACATCATATTACTGGACTGGTTCAGCTGTGTcactgacctcagactggggacccCACTCAAGAGCCTCAAAGATGCTCTCTACAAGTGGGACAGCACCACAGATCTCCACAGAGAGCCCCTGGTTCTGGAGGGAGGCTATGAGAACTGGTTGCTTGTCTACCCCATGTACACAACCAACGCCAAAGTCAGACCCCCCCGACAACACGCCCTCAACACCCTCCCTCAGCTGAACTTCTGCTACCCCTCTCTGAAGGAGCTGAAGGCTTCAGCCCCGCCTCTACCC gcccccctctccaccccccccccccccccccccccccgtgcccaAATACAAGCAGCCCCCCCAGCCCAACCTGTCCCTGCCGAGACCACTAAGCCCAGTCATGACGTGTATGCCAAGATGGAGATCGCCAAGCTGTCAGCAGCTAAGATCAGTAACCTACACCCTGTATATGGAGGGATGGGTGCCATGCTGACGGGACTGTGTGACAGAAGCACCTGTTACATGAACTGCATCCTGCAGTGCCTGTGTAACACCCCAGGCATGGCTGAGTACTTCACCAATAACTACTACCAGGAAGATATTAACAGGAACAATTACCTGGGCCATAAGGGGGAAGTAGTAGAGGAGTTTGGGGTGATAATGAAGGCTATGTGGTCTGGCCTGTATAAGTCTATCAGGCCCAGGGACTTTGAGTTTACCATTGGAAAGGTTTACGCAGGGTTTGCTGGCAATGAACCGCAAGATGCAAAGGAATTTATGCTTGTCCTCCTAGATGGGCTACACGAGGACCTCAATAAGGCTGACACTAGTAAACTGTACCAACGGGAAGTGAATGACCATCACCTGGATGACCAAAGGGCAGCCGACCTGGCCTGGAGCAGACACAAGCTGCGGAATGACTCCATCATCGTAGCTCTGTTCCATGGTCAGTTGAAGATCACTGTCCAGTGTCTCACCTGTCAACACAAGACACGCACCTTCGAAACCTTCAATCACCACAACCTGCCACTGGCTTCATCTAAAGAGTGCTCCCTACAAGACTGTCTGAAGCTGTTCAGTAGAGAGCAGAAGCTAGATAACCATTCCGCTGTGTTCTGCAGTCACTGCAAAGCCCTGAGAGACTCCATGAGGAAAGTGAAGATCTGGAAGGTCCCGCCCATCCTTGTGGTTTACTTAATTCGATTGACCATCGATGGCAGAAGGATTCAAGTTCTCCAGACCAACGTTGACTTCCCCCTGGAGAACCTGGACCTGAACCAGTGTGTCATTGGTCCAAAACAGAAGCTCAAGAAATACAACCTGTTTGCAGTCTCTAATTATTATGGGGTGGGTCTGAATTGTGGTTACTACACAGCCTTCTGTAAGAACGCCATCAAACAGCAGTGGTACAAGTTTGAAGACAAGGATGTTTCAGACATTTCCACCTCCTCAGTCAAGTCCTCTGCCGCCTGCATCTTATTCTACTCTTCTTTGTGA